Proteins from a single region of Trichoderma asperellum chromosome 3, complete sequence:
- a CDS encoding uncharacterized protein (TransMembrane:13 (o83-101i113-134o140-162i174-197o203-223i243-262o274-297i309-336o348-369i376-393o405-427i439-461o481-500i)) — protein MISSPESSDVDPPSQAPSNHDIEAKEPPQQNVYPADNLSTPRQILFVGTVCTAMFTNQVGLGNTLTTVGIIGESFGITSQGQLSWLIAGYSLTIGTFILIGGRLGDEFGNKKMFVIGMAWYSLWSMVAGLAVYSSHVLFVFARVFQGMGPALTLPNGLGILGKSYSPGPRMNMSFAWFGGSAPFGAIAGFLFGGLFALAWWPWIYWSQAIALSCVAIFAAWAIPPQAVQPKQEQSLREKLEDLDIPGMFTGVTALVLFNFAWNQAVVVSWHEAYVYVCLILGVLFATAFFCIEIYWAKAPILPLAAFNSDIAFVFACTATGWACFGIWVFYIGLVALNIGGNTPLQMAAWFIPVIPSGLISALAVGKLVGKIPASWIMITGQIAYLVGSILAATRPPHSIYWTYYFFSVLIITVGMDTSFPAAAMIFSGSVPQQYQGMGASVVMTVVNYSISLGLGLAGTIENNINHGGLTPEDKLKGYRGALWFSVGLAGLGVVLSLIYELKTRLKYESAKV, from the exons ATGATATCCTCACCAGAATCTTCTGATGTTGACCCGCCGTCCCAAGCTCCCTCAAACCATG ACATTGAAGCAAAGGAGCCGCCACAGCAAAATGTATATCCTGCAGATAATCTTTCCACGCCACGACAGATTCTCTTCGTTGGAACTGTCTGTACAGCCATGTTCACGAACCAGGTCGGCTTAGGCAACACCCTAACCACGGTGGGCATAATTGGAGAATCCTTTGGGATTACTTCCCAGGGCCAGCTTTCCTGGTTGATTGCTGGCTACAGCTTGACGATTGGCACATTCATTCTTATCGGCGGACGGCTTGGAGACGAGTTTGGCAACAAGAAAATGTTCGTCATTGGCATGGCCTGGTATTCCCTCTGGTCTATGGTGGCTGGGCTGGCAGTCTATTCATCGCACgttctcttcgtcttcgctCGTGTATTTCAAGGCATGGGTCCTGCTTTGACCTTGCCCAACGGTCTCGGCATCTTGGGCAAGTCGTATTCTCCCGGGCCGCGAATGAATATGTCATTCGCTTGGTTCGGCGGCTCAGCACCGTTCGGTGCCATTGCAGGTTTCTTGTTTGGAGGGCTTTTTGCTTTGGCCTGGTGGCCGTGGATCTACTGGAGCCAGGCAATTGCGCTTTCCTGTGTGGCAATCTTTGCTGCATGGGCAATTCCTCCTCAAGCAGTGCAGCCAAAACAAGAACAATCACTGCGTGAAAAGCTCGAGGATTTGGATATCCCAGGAATGTTTACCGGAGTCACCGCTTTGGTCTTGTTCAACTTTGCGTGGAACCAGGCTGTGGTTGTTTCTTGGCACGAAGCCTATGTCTATGTTTGCTTGATCCTTGGCGTTCTCTTTGCGACAGCGTTCTTTTGCATCGAGATTTACTGGGCAAAGGCTCCAATTTTGCCCCTGGCTGCATTCAACTCAGATATTGCTTTTGTCTTTGCATGTACAGCAACAGGATGGGCCTGCTTTGGTATTTGG GTCTTCTATATCGGTCTTGTTGCACTCAACATTGGTGGAAATACCCCTCTTCAAATGGCAGCATGGTTTATTCCTGTCATTCCCTCTGGCTTGATCTCAGCCCTTGCTGTCGGTAAATTAGTCGGCAAGATTCCCGCCTCATGGATCATGATTACCGGACAAATTGCGTATCTCGTTGGATCGATCCTCGCAGCTACTCGACCCCCGCATTCGATTTACTGGACGTATTACTTTTTCAgcgtcctcatcatcactgtTGGAATGGATACTTCCTTTCCCGCAGCTGCAATGATCTTTTCAGGCTCTGTTCCACAACAGTATCAGGGTATGGGAGCAAGTGTTGTCATGACTGTCGTCAACTACAGCATCTCGCTTGggcttggccttgccggCACTATCGAGAACAACATCAACCATGGAGGACTGACGCCAGAAGATAAGCTCAAAGGTTACCGCGGTGCACTGTGGTTCTCAGTTGGTTTAGCAGGCCTCGGTGTGGTCCTCAGTCTTATCTATGAGCTGAAAACTCGCCTCAAATACGAATCCGCCAAGGTGTAG
- the MCR1 gene encoding NADH-cytochrome b5 reductase (TransMembrane:1 (o32-50i)) — protein MFARSAFRAAQPLKMHARRYATESGAAGSSNALLYGAGAVGVLGAGYYFLSGSSSASKAEDKVKEAIGVAPKAALTGGDQGWVSLKLSEAEDVNHNTKRLRFELPEKDQVSGVHIASAILTKFKGPNDEKATLRPYTPISDEDERGFLDLLVKKYPNGPMSTHIHDLKVGDSLAIKGPLPKYPWSENKHDHIALIAGGTGITPMYQLVRAIFKNPNDKTKVTLVFGNVTKEDILLKSKFDELENTYPQRFRAFYVLDKPPKDWVGGGGFINKELLKQVLPEPKSDNIKLFVCGPPGLMKAISGPKVSPKEQGDVTGILKELGYTNEQVYKF, from the exons atgtTTGCCAGATCAGCCTTCCGTGCGGCCCAGCCGCTGAAAATG CATGCGCGCCGCTATGCCACCGAATCTGGCGCAGCGGGCAGCTCCAATGCTCTCCTCTACGGCGCTGGCGCAGTCGGCGTCCTCGGTGCTGGATACTACTTCCTCAGCGGCTCTTCCTCAGCCAGCAAGGCCGAGGACAAGGTCAAGGAAGCCATTGGCGTCGCTCCCAAGGCGGCTCTTACTGGCGGCGACCAGGGCTGGGTGTCCCTCAAGCTCTCGGAGGCGGAGGATGTGAACCACAACACCAAGAGACTCCGATTCGAGCTCCCCGAGAAGGACCAGGTCTCTGGCGTGCACATTGCCAGCGCCATCCTTACCAAGTTCAAGGGCCCCAACGATGAGAAGGCCACTCTTCGCCCTTACACCCCCATCAGTGACGAAG ACGAGAGGGGCTTCCTTGACCTCCTGGTGAAGAAGTATCCCAACGGCCCCATGAGCACCCACATCCACGATCTCAAGGTCGGCGACTCCCTTGCCATCAAGGGACCTCTTCCCAAGTACCCCTGGTCCGAGAACAAGCACGACCACATCGCCCTCATCGCCGGTGGCACTGGCATCACCCCCATGTACCAGCTCGTCCgcgccatcttcaagaaCCCCAACGATAAGACCAAGGTCACGCTCGTCTTCGGAAACGTCACCAAGGAAGATATCCTGCTGAAGAGCAAGTTCGACGAGCTCGAGAACACATACCCCCAGCGCTTCCGCGCATTCTACGTCCTGGACAAGCCTCCCAAGGACTgggttggcggcggcggcttcatcaacaaggagctgctgaagcaggTCCTCCCTGAGCCCAAGAGCGACAACATTAAGCTCTTCGTTTGCGGCCCCCCCGGACTCATGAAGGCTATTTCCGGCCCCAAGGTCAGCCCCAAGGAACAGGGTGACGTTACTGGAATTCTGAAGGAGCTTGGCTACACCAATGAGCAGGTGTACAAGTTCTAA
- a CDS encoding uncharacterized protein (EggNog:ENOG41), producing the protein MSVMGLPGPDSSGLVEAILTCERCFKSYQRRDLLMRHRRRCQGPRKLVNRRKACDACVQAKAKCCYTQPTCSRCSRRGTPCVYVTSPAASTSGPSEQRNEAAETPNSNLQPRTGPLATSSQPFDLELAAWEFSSSSYPLESFDMALAEIPNSSLIPRQGFTGTELSVHKSPEFSSSSQALSQPPASMGVPVPTPLAASSSNSTRSSATSSPSSSAPSSVVHILSEYASLLTKGYFSSPFLHHSQYSQYSSANPDMTILPLTAMAICCASSISLSAEKTFFRRAMDAARERLIGSFPSYQCMQKWDALHSMLIFVCMDMKYIIGDESEGWKLTPPVKGLGSPFLLKMTEGYLQSYPEIRNHDINVFSDPKSSPCSAATSQWARWRITETARRTIFFTNMVNFYSNYDHKTGKLSPYYEALNDDLILNMPLPCNHAAWLARDEESWSFAMKSHSPLANYHSPDFNHPGNGVLSSESCLKSVLSKFTKEQLQAEIGNQIGLGDSDDLRRFIILSASEQFT; encoded by the exons ATGAGCGTAATGGGTCTCCCTGGTCCAGACAGTAGCGGTCTCGTTGAAGCTATCCTGACATGCGAGCGATGCTTCAAGTCCTACCAGCGGC GCGACCTGCTAATGCGCCATCGCAGGCGCTGTCAAGGCCCCAGGAAATTGGTAAACCGCCGCAAAGCTTGCGACGCCTGCGTTCAAGCAAAGGCGAAATGTTGTTACACCCAACCGACGTGCTCACGCTGTTCCAGGAGAGGAACACCGTGTGTATATGTCACATCTCCCGCAGCATCGACTTCAGGCCCCTCTGAGCAAAGAAACGAAGCTGCAGAAACACCAAACTCAAATCTTCAACCAAGGACGGGGCCTTTGGCAACTTCGAGCCAACCATTTGACCTCGAACTTGCCGCTTGGGAATTTTCGTCCTCCTCATACCCTCTAGAGTCTTTCGACATGGCCTTGGCTGAGATACCAAATTCATCGCTGATACCACGCCAAGGCTTCACTGGAACAGAGCTGTCCGTGCACAAAAGCCCTGAGTTCTCATCGTCCAGCCAGGCTCTCTCACAGCCACCTGCGTCCATGGGAGTCCCAGTTCCCACGCCACTTGCGGCATCTTCCAGCAATAGTACGAGATCATCCGcaacatcttctccatcatcttcggCTCCCTCCAGCGTAGTGCATATACTGAGCGAATATGCCTCCCTTCTAACCAAGGGctacttctcttctcccttccttCACCATTCACAGTACTCGCAATACAGCAGCGCAAACCCTGACATGACAATTCTCCCCCTCACCGCAATGGCAATTTGCTGCGCCAGCAGTATCAGCCTCTCGGCTGAAAAGACATTTTTTCGACGTGCCATGGATGCTGCTCGAGAGAGACTGATTGGCAGTTTT CCCTCCTACCAATGCATGCAAAAATGGGACGCACTACATTCCATGCTCATTTTTGTGTGTATGGATATGAAATATATTATCGGTGATGAGTCCGAAGGCTGGAAACTCACCCCACCAGTGAAAGGGCTTGGTTCGCCTTTTCTTCTAAAG ATGACGGAGGGCTATCTTCAGTCATATCCAGAAATTCGGAATCACGATATCAACGTCTTCTCAGATCCAAAGTCAAGTCCATGTTCCGCGGCAACCTCACAATGGGCCCGTTGGAGAATCACGGAGACAGCAAGGAGGACAATCTTCTTTACTAATATGGTCAATTTCTACAGTAACTACGATCACAAGACGGGAAAGCTGTCGCCATATTACGAAGCGCTTAATGACGATCTCATCCTTAACATGCCCCTGCCTTGTAATCATGCCGCATGGTTAGCGCGTGACGAGGAAAGTTGGAGCTTTGCAATGAAGAGTCATTCACCTTTGGCCAATTACCATTCACCAGATTTCAATCACCCTGGAAATGGAGTTTTGTCCTCAGAATCATGCCTGAAGAGTGTTCTTTCCAAATTCACCAAAGAACAACTCCAAGCCGAAATTGGTAACCAAATTGGCCTCGGCGATTCCGACGACTTACGACGCTTCATTATTCTTTCTGCCAGCGAGCAATTTACTTGA
- a CDS encoding uncharacterized protein (TransMembrane:1 (i40-64o)~MEROPS:MER0015691), protein MGKVSSAEPEKMANESTPLIQTVRVGAPRRRYPHNTVRRFCTIACASVLLCGFATFLLQALYIWPSWQDHRHRHPHHPHHGHHGHKGKRLSHEELQKILLDTPSSEKAEEWSRYYTAGAHLAGKNYSQAEWTKERWEEWGIKSSIVAYDVYINYPSDHSVSLLEKSSDAKSWDVAFKASLTEDVLEDDPTTSAQDKIPTFHGYSASGNVTGSFVYVNYGTYQDYADLVAAGIDFKGKIAIARYGGIFRGLKVKRAQELGAVGVLIYSDPGDDGEITEENGYAAYPEGPARNPSSVQRGSVQFLSSRPGDPTTPGYPSKPGVPRAPADETTPSIPSIPISYADAIPLLKALNGHGPQASDLNKYWTKNLGLGYKGVKYNIGPSPEDVVINLFNEQEYVTTPQWDVIGIINGTIPNEVVVIGNHRDAWIVGGASDPNSGSAVLNEAVRSIGKALEAGWKPIRTIVFASWDGEEYGLVGSTEWVEEYLPWLSGANVAYVNVDGGASGPHFSASAAPLLNQVLRDATHLVPSPDQSVPGQSVGDVWGGKISTMGSGSDFTAFQDYAGIPSVDIGFGGNGSGPVYHYHSNYDSFHWMSEFADPGFVYHRTMAQVLGILIGELTDVIIIPFGATEYADALDGYLDKVEAKLQSVDTELATEAEIFAIRGSVTSEEVIGSQDAFEESLKKIRHSISEFRDKAVKLDEKAAWARDKLEHGIPWWNIIEKAKLGYAIAIVNEQYKFIERHFLFEGGLDNRSWFKHVVFAPGLWTGYAGAVYPGLVESIDAKNYSNGLKWAEIINHAVEKATKSIK, encoded by the exons ATGGGCAAGGT GTCGTCGGCCGAGCCTGAAAAAATGGCCAACGAGTCGACTCCGCTGATCCAGACAGTGCGCGTCGGGGCACCGCGCAGGAGATATCCTCACAACACAGTCCGCCGCTTCTGCACCATCGCATGCGCCAGCGTGCTGCTCTGCGGCTTTGCAACTTTCCTGCTTCAGGCCCTGTACATCTGGCCCTCTTGGCAAGACCACCGCCACCGTCACCCTCACCACCCGCATCACGGCCATCACGGCCACAAGGGCAAGCGCCTGTCTCACGAGGAGCTGCAAAAGATCTTGCTCGATACGCCTTCTTCGGAGAAGGCTGAAGAATGGAGCCGCTATTACACCGCCGGAGCTCACCTTGCCGGTAAGAATTATTCACAG GCTGAGTGGACTAAAGAGAGATGGGAGGAATGGGGCATCAAGTCCAGCATTGTCGCCTATGACGTCTACATCAACTATCCCTCCGATCACAGCGTCTCTTTGCTAGAGAAGTCGAGCGACGCTAAATCCTGGGATGTCGCGTTCAAGGCATCCCTAACTGAGGATGTTCTTGAAGACGATCCCACCACTTCTGCCCAGGACAAGATCCCAACCTTTCACGGTTACTCTGCCAGCGGAAACGTCACTGGTTCATTTGTCTACGTCAATTATGGAACCTACCAAGATTACGCGGATCTGGTTGCTGCCGGTATCGACTTCAAGGGAAAGATTGCCATCGCCAGGTATGGGGGAATCTTCAGAGGCCTCAAGGTCAAGCGTGCCCAGGAGCTTGGCGCTGTCGGCGTCTTGATATATAGCGACCCGGGCGATGATGGTGAAATTACCGAAGAAAACGGCTATGCGGCCTATCCCGAAGGACCAGCGCGAAACCCTAGCAGCGTGCAGCGTGGAAGTGTCCAGTTTTTGAGCTCACGTCCTGGTGACCC GACGACACCTGGTTATCCTTCAAAGCCTGGTGTCCCTCGCGCACCAGCTGATGAGACCACTCCGTCGATTCCCTCTATTCCCATATCATATGCCGACGCTATCCCTCTACTTAAGGCTCTCAATGGCCATGGCCCTCAAGCTAGTGATCTAAACAAATATTGGACTAAGAATCTCGGCTTGGGTTATAAGGGTGTCAAGTACAACATTGGCCCTTCGCCTGAAGATGTTGTCATTAACCTTTTCAACGAACAAGAATATGTTACCACGCCTCAATGGGACGTTATCGGCATCATCAATGGCACGATTCCTAACGAAGTCGTAGTCATCGGTAACCACAGAGATGCTTGGATTGTCGGCGGTGCATCTGATCCCAACAGCGGCTCGGCGGTCCTGAATGAAGCAGTCCGCAGTATTGGCAAAGCCTTAGAAGCAGGCTGGAAGCCTATTCGAACCATCGTCTTCGCCAGCTGGGACGGAGAGGAGTATGGCCTGGTTGGAAGCACAGAATGGGTTGAGGAGTACCTTCCATGGCTTTCTGGAGCCAACGTGGCATATGTAAATGTCGATGGTGGTGCCTCTGGACCGcatttttctgcttctgcagcgCCATTGTTGAACCAGGTTCTTCGGGACGCAACGCATCTTGTTCCATCGCCCGATCAGTCTGTCCCAGGCCAGTCTGTGGGAGATGTTTGGGGTGGAAAAATCAGCACAATGGGTAGTGGAAGCGATTTCACTGCCTTCCAGGACTACGCTGGCATCCCCAGTGTCGATATCGGATTTGGCGGCAACGGCAGTGGCCCTGTTTATCATTATCACAGCAACTACGACAGCTTTCATTGGATGAGCGAATTTGCCGACCCTGGCTTTGTTTACCACAGGACCATGGCACAGGTTTTGGGAATACTCATCGGAGAGCTTACTGATGTAATCATCATTCCATTCGGGGCCACTGAGTATGCAGATGCGCTTGATGGTTATCTCGACAAAGTCGAGGCAAAACTTCAATCTGTGGATACCGAACTTGCCACTGAAGCTGAAATCTTTGCAATCAGAGGTAGCGTCACATCGGAAGAAGTGATTGGAAGCCAAGATGCTTTTGAAGAAAGTCTTAAGAAGATCCGACACTCAATCTCCGAATTCAGAGATAAGGCTGTTAAGCTTGATGAAAAAGCTGCATGGGCAAGAGACAAGCTTGAACATGGCATTCCATGGTGGAACATCATTGAAAAGGCCAAGCTAGGATACGCCATCGCCATAGTGAACGAGCAGTACAAGTTTATTGAGAGACACTTCCTCTTTGAGGGCGGTCTAGATAACCGCAGCTGGTTTAAGCACGTTGTGTTTGCTCCTGGTCTGTGGACTGGATATGCAGGTG CTGTGTATCCTGGCCTCGTTGAGAGCATTGACGCCAAAAATTACAGCAATGGTTTGAAATGGGCCGAGATTATCAACCACGCCGTTGAGAAGGCTACTAagagtattaaataa
- a CDS encoding uncharacterized protein (SECRETED:SignalP(1-29)) — MVPSSLMIPMPPPPLVLLQSSMLLALVLALARFRPVNKSARAVPRRMGQHHRTETLMHTYMQSCSTPPLDIMYDLAAPSIAQLHQAFLHSGLTHLLVFAISSSKDWDHDEGGGVFTG, encoded by the coding sequence ATGGTCCCATCATCTCTGATGATTCCAatgccaccaccgcctcttGTACTACTGCAATCAAGCATGCTTCTTGCGTTGGTCCTCGCGCTTGCTAGGTTTCGTCCGGTCAACAAATCCGCGCGGGCGGTGCCGCGAAGGATGGGACAGCACCATCGGACTGAGACTCTGATGCATACTTACATGCAGAGTTGTTCCACACCCCCCTTGGACATCATGTATGACTTGGCTGCACCGTCAATCGCTCAATTGCATCAAGCTTTTCTCCACTCCGGCCTGACGCACTTGCTTGTCTTTGCCATATCATCAAGCAAGGACTGGGATCACGATGAAGGGGGTGGCGTGTTTACGGGATAG
- a CDS encoding uncharacterized protein (EggNog:ENOG41~TransMembrane:1 (o12-32i)), with product MGSTVTIIPPGGLVLVSGVSGFIGSHIALNLVKLGYKVRGTVRSEDKATWIKEAVAYYYPFASFEAALVPDITAAGDMSFGADPNKIITPMVNSVRNLLETATKEPSVKRFVFTSSNQAALNRTLGKEFMVDKTAFNEASVAAAWRPPPYEPDRIWDVYSALKTQIEQEVWKFTREEKPKLVVNSVLPCFIVGPIIHPKQSGSTGKWVMDFWKDAGHFAPLQGFGGSYFVDADDTALLHIAGLTQEDVKNERLFGFAGIFNFNTWVSVFRQLDPSRPWPADDPNQQSDLSKVDDARELELLKRFGYNGWTSFFDSVKKTVQESRQ from the coding sequence ATGGGATCCACTGTTACAATTATCCCCCCTGGGGGATTAGTGCTTGTATCTGGAGTCAGTGGCTTCATCGGCTCCCACATCGCTCTTAATCTTGTGAAATTAGGATACAAAGTGCGCGGTACGGTCCGCTCAGAAGATAAGGCCACTTGGATTAAAGAGGCCGTGGCTTACTACTATCCGTTTGCGAGTTTTGAGGCGGCCCTCGTCCCCGATATAACTGCTGCAGGAGACATGAGCTTCGGAGCTGACCCTAACAAGATCATCACCCCAATGGTCAACAGCGTCAGGAACTTGTTAGAAACTGCGACCAAAGAACCGTCCGTCAAGCGATTTGTCTTCACAAGCAGCAACCAGGCTGCGTTGAACCGAACTTTGGGTAAGGAATTCATGGTCGACAAGACCGCCTTTAACGAGGCGAGcgttgcagctgcttggcgTCCGCCTCCATACGAGCCGGATCGTATTTGGGATGTCTATTCGGCACTGAAGACACAAATAGAGCAGGAGGTCTGGAAATTCACCCGCGAAGAGAAGCCCAAGCTCGTCGTCAACTCCGTCCTGCCTTGCTTCATCGTTGGTCCCATCATTCATCCCAAGCAGTCAGGCAGCACAGGCAAGTGGGTAATGGATTTCTGGAAAGATGCTGGCCATTTCGCTCCTCTTCAAGGCTTCGGCGGCTCATATTTCGTTGACGCTGACGATACAGCGCTCTTGCATATTGCTGGCTTGACCCAAGAGGATGTGAAAAACGAACGCTTGTTCGGCTTCGCGGGCATATTTAATTTCAACACTTGGGTCAGCGTTTTCCGTCAACTAGACCCGAGCAGACCTTGGCCTGCAGATGACCCCAATCAGCAGAGCGACCTCAGCAAGGTAGACGATGCAAGGGAATTGGAGTTGTTGAAGCGCTTTGGATACAATGGTTGGACTAGCTTTTTCGACAGTGTTAAGAAGACTGTACAAGAAAGCCGCCAGTAA
- a CDS encoding uncharacterized protein (EggNog:ENOG41~TransMembrane:11 (n11-22c27/28o51-73i85-102o108-126i146-167o187-209i279-301o325-352i364-384o396-415i427-446o466-489i)), giving the protein MTRDSASKPKLPVQQLAILAVARFAEPLAYTSVWPYLPEMIRGFGVKRDEVAKWAGVTSSVFSVCQSITAVPWGKASDKFGRKPVLIYGLISTMICFIIWGMSTSLTMAIVIRAIMGGGNGNVGIIRTMVAEMVTEKELQPRAFSIMPLVWSLGSVVGPAFGGFFAQPAKQFPNVFGDIELFKKFPYLLPNLLATVFFLISATSATLFLKETLADKHGERDWGLLVGERLTRAFRRKPQLIAQRRRSFVDGEATAPLVPSRITPKKPTSKKVSAGMKEVFSYQTTINLISYTFLAFHSVAYDQNITVFLDYPVIPRTPENTKFPFYFTGGFGLSSGTIGTLFTIYGITCGLIQFLIYPPMVNRFGVLNCFKVVSVMTPFVYFITPYTSLLPTPATRFAAILFVMMLKAFAIIIAFPSTTILLTNSATSLSILGTLNGFATMFSGLGRAFGPASTGLAFSWGVEHGYIVSAYFFLGVVSAIGAIPVFMIVEGDGPTASAYNSDNEEGEENAIVLGDESPIDDYEDESDNEASASSPLLGTSRRGSPYKATSTANN; this is encoded by the exons ATGACCAGAGACTCCGCATCTAAGCCGAAGCTGCCCGTACAGCAGCTGGCAATTCTAG CCGTGGCTAGATTCGCAGAGCCCTTGGCCTACACATCAGTATGGCCATACCTCCCCGAAATGATTCGAGGCTTTGGCGTCAAGCGTGACGAGGTAGCAAAATGGGCCGGCGTCACATCCTCCGTATTCTCAGTTTGCCAGAGCATAACTGCCGTCCCATGGGGCAAGGCGTCCGACAAGTTTGGCAGAAAACCAGTGCTCATCTACGGACTTATCAGCACTATGATTTGCTTCATAATATGGGGCATGTCGACAAGTCTTACCATGGCCATTGTTATAAGAGCAATCATGGGTGGTGGCAATGGTAACG TCGGTATCATTAGGACCATGGTCGCTGAAATGGTCACGGAAAAGGAGCTCCAGCCAAgagccttctccatcatgCCTCTCGTTTGGTCTCTTGGCTCAGTCGTCGGCCCTGCGTTTGGTGGATTTTTCGCCCAGCCGGCCAAGCAGTTTCCCAATGTCTTTGGCGACATAGAGCTCTTTAAGAAGTTCCCATATCTCCTACCCAATCTCTTGGCCACtgttttcttcctcatctctGCCACCAGCGCGACGCTTTTCCTCAAAGAAACGCTCGCCGACAAACACGGCGAGAGAGACTGGGGGTTGCTGGTTGGAGAGCGCCTCACTCGAGCCTTTCGCCGAAAGCCACAGCTCATTGCGCAGCGCCGCAGGTCATTCGTCGATGGAGAGGCTACAGCACCGCTTGTACCAAGCAGAATCACACCTAAAAAGCCCACCTCGAAGAAAGTTTCTGCCGGAATGAAAGAGGTCTTTTCTTACCAGACTACGATAAACCTCATCTCATATACCTTTTTGGCCTTTCATTCGGTTGCGTACGATCAGAATATCACCGTCTTCCTGGATTACCCTGTCATACCTCGCACCCCCGAGAACACAAAGTTCCCCTTTTACTTCACAGGCGGATTCGGTCTCAGCTCAGGTACCATCGGAACGCTTTTCACCATCTACGGCATCACTTGTGGCTTGATTCAATTTCTCATCTACCCCCCCATGGTGAACCGCTTTGGTGTTCTCAACTGTTTCAAAGTAGTTT CTGTCATGACACCGTTCGTGTACTTCATCACTCCGTACACTTCATTACTTCCTACACCCGCGACGCGTTTTGCtgccatcctcttcgtcatgATGCTCAAGGCatttgccatcatcatcgccttcccctccaccaccatccTCCTGACCAATTCCGCCACATCGCTCAGCATCCTCGGCACCCTCAATGGTTTTGCCACCATGTTCAGCGGCCTTGGCCGAGCCTTTGGACCCGCCTCCACCGGCCTCGCATTCTCCTGGGGCGTTGAGCACGGCTACATCGTCTCCGCATACTTCTTCCTGGGCGTCGTTTCCGCCATTGGCGCCATCCCCGTCTTCATGATTGTCGAAGGCGATGGACCCACAGCATCAGCGTACAACAGCGACAACGAAGAGGGTGAAGAAAACGCCATTGTTCTCGGAGACGAAAGCCCCATCGACGACTACGAGGATGAGTCAGACAACGAGGCCAGTGCATCATCTCCTCTCCTCGGCACAAGCCGCCGAGGCAGCCCTTACAAGGCTACAAGCACTGCGAATAATTAA
- a CDS encoding uncharacterized protein (EggNog:ENOG41): MGENSWEEVISTSTSSSTGECPTPADALSTMSDTIVIREKETDKDKRNAIALPPSKAVENQPLADKSLMIRTTQEPHRILTLCNGELKFLSKPIPGGGAFWHCVKKDGWYGFRNTVSGAYLGHDTKGKITATKPQHESDEYFIMDRHEKGGYILLMRNDAELLQVSISEDGRSLTQQKETGTSWDFIDVQYIHHSMSIAYPNMTTENL, from the coding sequence ATGGGCGAAAACTCCTGGGAAGAGGTAATTTCAACAAGTACTAGCAGTTCAACCGGCGAGTGCCCGACACCTGCAGATGCTCTCTCCACCATGTCCGACACCATCGTcataagagaaaaggaaacggACAAAGATAAGCGTAATGCAATCGCCCTGCCGCCGTCCAAAGCAGTGGAGAATCAACCTTTAGCGGACAAGTCACTTATGATTCGAACTACACAAGAGCCTCACCGCATCCTCACCCTCTGTAATGGAGAGTTAAAATTCTTATCTAAGCCCATCCCTGGAGGCGGCGCTTTCTGGCATTGTGTTAAGAAGGATGGCTGGTACGGATTCCGCAATACTGTTTCCGGTGCATATCTCGGCCACGACACCAAAGGAAAAATCACAGCGACAAAACCTCAACATGAGAGTGACGAGTATTTCATCATGGATAGGCATGAAAAGGGTGGTTATATCTTACTGATGAGAAATGACGCCGAATTATTGCAAGTTTCTATCTCGGAAGATGGGAGGTCGTTAACCCAGCAGAAGGAGACTGGCACATCTTGGGATTTTATTGACGTCCAGTATATTCATCATTCTATGTCAATTGCATATCCCAATATGACAACGGAAAATCTGTAA